From a region of the Neobacillus niacini genome:
- a CDS encoding MDR family MFS transporter, whose amino-acid sequence MSFWRSYPRNLKVLLIAMFINSTGMAFLWPLHTIYITQSMDRTLSEAGFVLMFHSAAEIFGSFLGGYLYDRIRGKRTMLFGVISSALLIFFISIGLPWPIYIVAMFLLGLGIGTIFPPIYALAGIVWKNGGGKSFNLIYLVLNLGVAIGTALGGTVAQFSFQYVFWVNGTTYLIFIFVIWFGLKEPEQVHELTNRKGPVNKLKIERRHTLSFYSLLILCLGFMFCWVTYIQWQTSISTYMHQLGFSLSAYSTLWTINGLLILCGQPLIQWLMVRLNITMMVQLLCGVTMFMLTFAVLANSQAYGGFVTAMVIITVGEILIFPAVPAISDRLAPIDKRGMYQGLVSGAANAGRTIGPLLGGLFYDGFGPSVLLYSCIFICGFALICFGTYQRLLNTHHEAKTVKFNK is encoded by the coding sequence ATGTCATTTTGGAGAAGTTATCCAAGGAATCTTAAAGTTTTACTTATTGCAATGTTCATTAATTCAACAGGAATGGCTTTTCTGTGGCCGCTTCACACCATATATATTACCCAAAGCATGGACAGGACGTTATCAGAGGCTGGTTTTGTCTTAATGTTTCATTCCGCAGCTGAAATTTTTGGCAGCTTCCTTGGCGGATATTTGTACGATCGGATTCGTGGGAAACGAACAATGCTCTTTGGAGTCATATCATCGGCATTACTGATTTTCTTTATATCAATTGGCCTGCCATGGCCCATCTATATCGTAGCGATGTTTCTCCTTGGACTTGGTATTGGAACCATATTTCCACCTATCTATGCACTTGCAGGTATTGTGTGGAAGAACGGCGGGGGAAAAAGCTTTAACCTAATTTATCTTGTTCTTAATCTTGGTGTAGCAATAGGGACAGCGTTAGGTGGAACCGTTGCCCAATTTTCGTTCCAATATGTCTTTTGGGTTAACGGAACAACCTATCTCATCTTTATTTTTGTGATCTGGTTCGGATTGAAAGAGCCAGAGCAAGTTCATGAATTAACGAATAGGAAAGGTCCTGTCAATAAGCTAAAAATAGAAAGGCGACATACCCTAAGCTTTTATTCTTTACTCATTCTTTGTTTAGGCTTTATGTTTTGCTGGGTCACCTATATCCAATGGCAAACCAGTATTTCAACCTATATGCATCAGCTAGGTTTTTCATTGTCAGCCTATAGTACACTGTGGACCATTAACGGCCTGCTCATTCTATGTGGTCAGCCATTGATTCAATGGCTGATGGTCCGATTAAATATAACAATGATGGTGCAGCTATTATGTGGTGTCACCATGTTTATGCTTACCTTCGCGGTACTTGCGAATAGTCAAGCATACGGAGGATTTGTAACAGCTATGGTGATTATCACGGTCGGGGAAATCCTTATATTTCCTGCAGTTCCAGCCATTTCAGATCGTTTAGCCCCTATTGATAAAAGAGGTATGTATCAAGGTTTGGTCAGTGGAGCAGCGAATGCAGGCAGAACAATTGGACCTTTGTTAGGCGGTTTATTTTACGATGGGTTTGGTCCATCAGTACTCTTGTACTCTTGTATTTTCATATGTGGATTCGCCTTGATTTGTTTTGGGACATATCAAAGGCTCCTAAATACACACCACGAAGCTAAGACAGTGAAGTTCAACAAGTAA
- a CDS encoding TIM barrel protein has protein sequence MGYIKRSQITGMNFHYLHYPLDYFLDAMVKFQVEQIELWGAAPHLYVEDLTIPEINHIKREIDHRELKVVCFTPEQCMYSINLAAKEKNLRERSIAYFKKSIDTAVELETPMVLVTAGWGYRNESREEAWKRTKDSIEQLTSYAEKKEIVLALEPLQKIESNLINTLPDLKEMLNSISSPSLKGMVDTIPLAVEGENLADYFEQLQNDLIHIHFIDGNPTGHLAWGDGSLPLEDYINTLVHYQYNGALTLEFTSSQYLLDPNKAFEASLKTLSPYFE, from the coding sequence ATGGGATATATCAAGCGGTCTCAAATCACAGGGATGAACTTCCATTACTTACACTATCCTTTGGACTATTTTTTGGATGCCATGGTGAAATTCCAAGTAGAACAAATTGAATTATGGGGAGCAGCACCACACTTATATGTTGAAGATTTAACTATTCCGGAGATCAACCATATTAAAAGAGAGATTGATCATAGGGAGTTGAAAGTAGTCTGCTTTACTCCAGAACAGTGCATGTACTCTATTAATCTTGCGGCAAAGGAGAAGAACCTCCGCGAAAGGAGTATTGCCTATTTTAAAAAGTCAATCGATACTGCAGTGGAATTGGAAACACCTATGGTATTAGTAACAGCCGGCTGGGGGTACCGTAACGAAAGCAGGGAAGAAGCCTGGAAGAGAACAAAAGATTCGATCGAGCAGCTAACTTCTTATGCTGAAAAAAAGGAAATTGTTTTAGCGTTAGAGCCTTTACAAAAAATTGAATCCAACCTGATTAATACGTTACCAGACTTGAAAGAAATGCTAAATTCCATATCTTCGCCTTCTTTAAAAGGTATGGTGGATACCATCCCGCTTGCGGTGGAAGGTGAGAATTTAGCGGATTATTTTGAACAGCTGCAAAATGATTTGATTCATATTCACTTTATTGACGGCAATCCAACAGGACATTTAGCCTGGGGAGATGGCAGCCTGCCATTGGAAGACTATATTAACACCCTTGTTCATTATCAATATAACGGGGCGCTCACCCTAGAGTTTACTTCTTCACAATATTTATTAGATCCAAATAAAGCATTTGAAGCTTCTCTAAAAACCCTGTCACCATATTTCGAGTAA
- a CDS encoding carbohydrate ABC transporter permease, whose protein sequence is MTAKSNPIVKTENVTEFRTGSPKLSMTIKNRIFQSAVLVWFSIFALVIIYPIIWLGLSGLKSNSDFFLNTWSLPEEWIWSNYKAAWDAGIGQFFLNSVYVTVVSVITVLLLGSMAAYGLSRFQFKGQNLVLILILSGLMLAPQVSLIPLYKLLQGLGLYNTYWALVLPYVAFQLPFSIFLMRSYFLSIPRELEESAIIDGCNTWKVYRHIIIPMGKPIIASCALLTGMNVWNEFMFALVFVEDSSLRTIPVGLMNLRSQLNTNFGIQLAGLAISALPMIIAYIIFQKQFVRGLTAGSVKG, encoded by the coding sequence ATGACTGCAAAGAGTAACCCGATTGTTAAAACAGAAAATGTCACGGAATTTAGAACGGGCAGCCCTAAACTTAGCATGACGATAAAGAATCGAATCTTCCAAAGTGCCGTCCTAGTATGGTTTAGTATTTTTGCATTGGTTATCATTTACCCGATCATTTGGCTCGGACTGAGCGGACTAAAATCAAATAGTGATTTTTTCCTTAACACATGGTCTCTGCCAGAAGAATGGATTTGGAGTAATTACAAAGCCGCGTGGGATGCAGGAATAGGACAGTTTTTCTTAAACAGCGTTTACGTAACGGTTGTCTCGGTCATTACGGTCTTATTGCTGGGATCAATGGCTGCCTATGGATTAAGCCGGTTTCAGTTTAAAGGTCAGAACCTGGTATTAATTCTAATCTTAAGTGGCTTAATGCTTGCCCCGCAAGTGAGCTTAATTCCTCTATATAAATTATTGCAGGGGCTTGGGCTTTATAATACGTATTGGGCATTAGTTCTACCTTATGTAGCGTTTCAATTACCTTTTTCGATCTTTTTAATGCGCTCTTACTTTTTATCGATTCCAAGAGAGTTAGAGGAGTCCGCGATTATCGATGGATGTAATACATGGAAGGTCTACCGTCATATTATTATTCCAATGGGGAAACCGATTATTGCTTCCTGTGCACTGTTAACAGGAATGAATGTCTGGAATGAGTTTATGTTTGCATTAGTCTTTGTAGAGGACTCCAGCCTCCGAACCATTCCTGTTGGACTTATGAATTTAAGGAGTCAGTTGAATACGAATTTCGGAATTCAGTTGGCAGGTTTGGCAATCTCTGCTCTGCCAATGATTATTGCTTATATCATCTTCCAAAAGCAATTTGTCCGCGGTTTAACAGCGGGCAGTGTAAAGGGGTAA
- a CDS encoding carbohydrate ABC transporter permease: MTRTFRNRRTALLYILPALFLILSLVFLPIVLNLYNSLFRWNSFDPGRTFVGLEYYIRLFKDPVFYTALKNNSLYAIISLVFQVGGGLIIAAILEDKLIRRFQPFFRTIFFIPSVISIAVVGLLWQLLYNPEVGLVNGALKAIGQAEWAHSWLGDSEVAIYAVVAVSQWQYTGYMAMLFLIAMQKIPFEYYEAAMIDGASRIKTFFNITVPQIKEMLLVGSVITVIGAFKVFDEVYIMTFGGPGRSTEVLGTMLYRSAFRNDEMGYASTIGTIVFVITLTLSLVQLKLGKSGQEV, encoded by the coding sequence ATGACAAGAACATTTCGAAATAGACGCACTGCATTACTGTATATATTGCCAGCACTATTTCTAATCCTATCTTTGGTATTTCTTCCGATTGTGTTAAATCTTTATAATAGTTTATTTAGATGGAATTCCTTTGATCCAGGGAGAACATTTGTTGGTTTGGAATATTATATTAGGCTGTTTAAAGATCCTGTATTTTATACTGCGTTGAAAAACAATTCACTCTACGCCATTATTTCACTAGTGTTTCAGGTAGGCGGCGGGTTAATTATTGCCGCGATATTAGAAGATAAATTGATTAGAAGGTTTCAGCCATTTTTCCGAACAATCTTCTTTATTCCCTCTGTTATTTCCATAGCTGTAGTAGGGTTATTATGGCAGTTGCTTTATAATCCAGAAGTAGGTTTAGTCAATGGTGCATTGAAAGCTATTGGGCAGGCGGAATGGGCTCATTCCTGGCTAGGAGATAGTGAGGTTGCGATTTACGCAGTGGTTGCTGTTTCACAATGGCAGTACACAGGGTATATGGCTATGCTTTTTTTGATAGCTATGCAAAAAATTCCGTTTGAATATTATGAAGCCGCCATGATTGACGGAGCTTCTAGGATAAAAACATTTTTTAATATTACTGTCCCGCAGATCAAAGAAATGCTTCTGGTTGGATCGGTGATTACCGTTATTGGTGCGTTCAAGGTATTTGATGAAGTGTATATTATGACTTTCGGGGGACCAGGCAGGTCTACGGAAGTCTTAGGGACCATGCTATATCGATCTGCTTTCCGGAACGATGAAATGGGATATGCCTCCACCATTGGAACGATTGTTTTCGTCATCACTCTAACCCTTTCCTTAGTCCAATTAAAATTAGGAAAATCAGGACAGGAGGTGTAA
- a CDS encoding ABC transporter substrate-binding protein, giving the protein MKIKAKLLLVAMLALSLFVAGCSSSSSTNEEESGKVVLKFLHKWPQPEFAPYFEEVVKEFEKQNPDIKIKMEAIADEPIKDKLRVILGGNEVPDIMFSWSGEFARKFVRADAALDLTPYLNEDAAWKDSFIPASLQPFSADGKNYGIPLRFNGKFFIYNKEIFEKYNLEAPKTWDEFLDVLETLKKGGETPIILGNQSPWAAIHYLTGLNQKMVSQDIRMKDYNPGSGEFTDSGYVKAMEMFADLNKKGYLMKDANSSSHDMAKQLFFAGKGAIFYVELEEFADADKNMKGNWGFFPMPSIEDGNGSQNYITGAPDGFIVSSKTKHPEEAIKFLKFLTSKESALKLVEQIGWPSPIDGATNPDTALKEVAEGVDFMKQAEGMAEWLDTDVHAKVADVYLTNIQLLLDGSKSPEAIIKEVQDVAKQVQSEVE; this is encoded by the coding sequence ATGAAAATCAAAGCGAAACTTTTGTTAGTGGCAATGTTGGCACTTTCTCTTTTTGTGGCTGGATGTTCGAGCTCTTCATCCACTAATGAAGAAGAATCTGGAAAAGTTGTGTTAAAGTTTTTGCATAAGTGGCCTCAACCAGAATTTGCTCCCTATTTTGAAGAAGTGGTAAAAGAATTTGAAAAACAAAACCCTGATATAAAGATTAAAATGGAAGCGATTGCAGACGAACCAATTAAAGATAAACTACGTGTCATTCTAGGCGGAAATGAAGTTCCGGATATTATGTTTTCTTGGTCCGGGGAGTTCGCCCGGAAATTTGTCCGAGCCGATGCAGCCTTGGATTTAACACCATACCTGAATGAAGATGCAGCATGGAAGGATAGCTTTATCCCTGCTTCTCTTCAGCCATTCTCGGCAGATGGTAAAAATTACGGTATTCCATTACGATTTAACGGGAAATTCTTCATCTACAACAAGGAAATCTTTGAAAAATATAACCTAGAAGCCCCTAAAACGTGGGATGAATTTTTGGATGTTTTGGAAACGTTGAAAAAGGGCGGCGAAACTCCGATTATTCTTGGAAACCAAAGCCCATGGGCAGCGATACACTATTTAACAGGCTTGAACCAAAAGATGGTTTCACAGGATATAAGAATGAAAGACTATAATCCTGGTTCTGGAGAATTTACTGATTCAGGTTATGTTAAGGCAATGGAAATGTTCGCAGATTTAAATAAAAAAGGCTATCTTATGAAAGATGCTAACTCTAGTTCACATGATATGGCAAAGCAATTATTTTTTGCAGGAAAAGGGGCTATATTCTATGTAGAGTTAGAGGAATTCGCGGATGCGGATAAAAACATGAAAGGGAATTGGGGCTTCTTCCCAATGCCATCCATTGAAGATGGCAATGGCAGCCAAAACTATATTACAGGTGCGCCAGATGGATTTATCGTTTCCTCTAAAACAAAACACCCTGAAGAAGCGATTAAATTCTTAAAATTCCTAACAAGTAAAGAAAGCGCTTTAAAACTTGTAGAGCAAATTGGCTGGCCAAGCCCTATTGATGGGGCAACAAACCCAGATACTGCTTTAAAAGAAGTAGCAGAAGGTGTAGATTTCATGAAACAAGCTGAAGGTATGGCAGAATGGCTTGATACAGATGTACACGCAAAAGTAGCAGATGTGTATTTAACAAATATCCAGTTGCTTCTCGATGGTTCGAAGTCTCCTGAGGCTATTATTAAAGAGGTTCAAGATGTAGCGAAACAGGTACAAAGTGAAGTGGAATAA
- a CDS encoding fructoselysine 6-kinase, with translation MRVIGVGDNVVDKYLYKKTMYPGGNALNFAVYAKQLGIDSAYMGVFGNDRAAEHIVETLKKLEVDISHCRHYEGENGFAAVDLVDGDRVFIGGNEGGVQKDNPLVLTQEDLEYIKTFEIAHSSIYSDMDSELHKLKELGLMVSYDFSSDYNDGLLKKNCQYIDVSLLSCGQLDEKAVENLLKQVYSYGSKLVIGTMGSRGALVYDGSAYYRQKPHFIQPVDTLGAGDSFFTKFILHYLAGKKENPEGDHAHLLKSSLEEGAKFAAETCLVDGAFGYGIPF, from the coding sequence ATGAGGGTAATTGGAGTTGGCGATAATGTAGTAGATAAATATTTGTATAAAAAAACGATGTACCCAGGCGGGAATGCCTTAAACTTTGCCGTTTATGCAAAGCAGCTGGGGATTGATTCAGCCTATATGGGTGTGTTCGGAAATGACCGTGCAGCAGAACATATAGTGGAGACGTTAAAAAAGTTGGAAGTAGATATTTCTCATTGCCGTCACTACGAGGGTGAAAATGGATTTGCAGCAGTAGATTTAGTGGATGGGGACAGAGTTTTTATTGGGGGGAATGAGGGGGGAGTTCAAAAGGACAATCCGCTTGTTTTGACCCAGGAAGACCTGGAATATATAAAAACCTTTGAAATTGCCCACAGCAGCATCTATAGTGATATGGATTCAGAGTTACATAAGTTAAAAGAATTGGGGCTAATGGTGTCTTATGATTTTTCTAGCGATTATAACGATGGCCTGTTAAAAAAGAATTGTCAATATATTGATGTTAGTCTTTTATCCTGCGGTCAGTTGGATGAAAAGGCAGTAGAAAATCTATTAAAACAGGTTTATTCCTATGGCAGCAAATTGGTTATAGGGACAATGGGTTCAAGAGGTGCTCTTGTTTATGACGGCTCAGCCTATTACCGGCAAAAGCCGCACTTTATACAGCCTGTGGATACACTTGGTGCTGGGGATTCCTTTTTTACAAAGTTTATTCTGCATTATCTTGCGGGGAAAAAGGAAAATCCTGAGGGAGATCACGCTCACCTCCTAAAAAGCAGCTTAGAAGAAGGGGCGAAGTTCGCAGCGGAAACCTGCCTGGTTGATGGTGCTTTCGGTTACGGTATCCCATTTTAA
- a CDS encoding GntR family transcriptional regulator: protein MNRMIRDEETVPFYKQLRNKILEDIESGRLKHGDKLPSEREMAEQYKISRMTARHTLSVLEREGVVERRVGAGTFITNNKITMDFVTFNSFTKNMLNKGLTPSTQILSINEMETTHKLAQKLLLSQGEIVIALKRLRFVNETPISIEESYIPKKYSTGLSKIIKDNDSLYEILEKEYGVVLVKATEFMQVTFSDETESKLLRIRSESPCIFQETVAFDKNNKEIEFSTSLTRSDIVKFYSETNLK, encoded by the coding sequence ATGAATAGAATGATAAGAGATGAGGAGACAGTCCCTTTTTATAAACAATTAAGAAATAAAATACTCGAAGATATTGAGAGCGGCAGGCTCAAGCACGGGGATAAGCTGCCATCTGAAAGGGAAATGGCCGAGCAGTATAAAATCAGCCGTATGACGGCCAGGCACACCCTGTCGGTATTAGAAAGAGAAGGGGTAGTTGAACGGCGAGTTGGCGCAGGTACTTTCATTACTAATAACAAAATTACTATGGACTTCGTTACCTTTAACAGTTTTACAAAAAACATGTTAAATAAAGGATTAACTCCCAGTACACAAATATTATCTATAAATGAGATGGAAACAACACACAAACTAGCACAAAAACTTCTTTTGTCCCAGGGAGAGATAGTAATAGCCCTTAAACGTCTGCGTTTTGTGAATGAGACCCCTATTTCTATTGAAGAATCGTATATTCCAAAAAAATACAGCACAGGTCTATCAAAAATAATAAAAGATAATGACTCGTTATATGAAATTTTAGAAAAAGAATATGGAGTCGTCCTTGTAAAGGCTACTGAATTTATGCAGGTTACTTTTTCTGATGAGACTGAAAGCAAACTGTTAAGAATTCGATCTGAGAGTCCATGTATTTTTCAGGAAACCGTAGCATTTGATAAAAATAATAAAGAAATTGAATTCTCCACCTCATTAACAAGAAGTGACATTGTTAAATTTTATTCTGAAACAAATCTGAAATAA
- a CDS encoding 2-keto-4-pentenoate hydratase — MNLQQKNRVLEAYQHLLQAEKNKKSVAPLTDLYSDITIHDAYRIQMNSINQKVKDGQKVVGKKIGLTSFAMQKLLGVDQPDYGHLMDSMEVPNGGTIPMETLFNPKVEGELAFVLKKDLIGPAVTVEDVLEATEYIVPSIEIVDSRITDWKIKLEDTVADNASCGLFALGSQRFDPKGMDLPKIEMRLYKNGEFMNEGTGADVLGHPATCVAWLANKLADYDVTLKAGEVILSGALSAAVAAQKGDVFTAEFGQLGTVKVSFG, encoded by the coding sequence ATGAATTTACAACAAAAGAATCGAGTGCTTGAAGCTTATCAGCATTTACTTCAAGCAGAAAAAAACAAAAAGTCGGTTGCACCGCTTACGGATTTGTATTCTGATATTACGATTCATGACGCATACCGAATTCAAATGAATAGTATTAATCAGAAGGTTAAGGATGGACAAAAAGTAGTGGGTAAGAAAATCGGGTTAACTTCGTTTGCGATGCAGAAGCTATTAGGAGTGGACCAGCCTGATTACGGACATTTGATGGATAGTATGGAAGTTCCAAATGGCGGCACCATTCCGATGGAAACCCTTTTTAACCCTAAGGTAGAGGGAGAGCTCGCTTTTGTGTTGAAGAAGGACTTAATTGGGCCAGCTGTAACAGTAGAAGATGTCCTAGAGGCAACAGAATATATTGTTCCTTCTATTGAAATTGTTGACAGCCGTATTACCGATTGGAAAATTAAATTAGAAGATACAGTTGCAGATAATGCTTCTTGTGGACTTTTCGCTCTAGGAAGTCAAAGGTTCGACCCAAAGGGAATGGATTTACCGAAAATCGAAATGCGTCTTTATAAAAATGGTGAGTTCATGAATGAAGGGACAGGAGCTGATGTGTTAGGTCATCCAGCAACATGTGTTGCATGGCTGGCAAATAAGCTGGCAGACTACGATGTTACGTTAAAAGCTGGGGAAGTCATTCTATCTGGCGCCCTATCTGCGGCTGTTGCAGCTCAAAAGGGAGATGTCTTTACAGCTGAGTTTGGCCAGTTAGGAACAGTTAAGGTATCTTTTGGTTAA
- a CDS encoding FAD synthetase family protein: METIYLNKWNLAAYQVLASTNVMSLGCFDGLHRGHVKVIQSALQEARERRVTLSVMSFYPHPKTVIGGKTCFHYLMPQSEKEKRLRELGVDIFYLVEFDKDFAGLSPQAFVQEYLIKLGVIHAVAGYDFSYGSRGAGNMKTLKQDSDDRIDVTTVGKVEYNGEKISSTRIRQQLLEGNVEVLSNLIGHPYEIKCVCTGSIFTPYSNYTLPAPGRYEVTLKNKRNSIRTEVDVNEYCVMLTSKKQIPSWLEGSITIVWIRQMRAESDQTGELFYEFTTKESSA; encoded by the coding sequence ATGGAAACCATCTATTTGAATAAATGGAATTTGGCTGCTTATCAGGTCTTGGCAAGCACAAATGTTATGTCACTTGGATGTTTTGATGGTCTCCATCGTGGGCATGTAAAAGTGATACAATCCGCATTACAGGAAGCTAGGGAAAGAAGAGTAACACTTTCAGTCATGAGTTTCTATCCTCACCCGAAAACGGTCATCGGGGGAAAGACGTGTTTTCACTATTTAATGCCGCAGTCCGAAAAAGAAAAAAGGCTTCGTGAGCTAGGTGTTGATATTTTTTACCTTGTAGAGTTTGATAAAGACTTTGCCGGGTTGTCACCTCAAGCATTTGTTCAAGAATACCTCATCAAATTGGGTGTTATTCATGCAGTAGCGGGATATGACTTTTCATATGGAAGCCGCGGAGCAGGAAATATGAAAACATTGAAACAAGATTCCGATGATCGAATAGATGTAACTACCGTCGGCAAGGTGGAGTATAACGGGGAAAAAATCAGTTCGACTCGTATCAGACAACAACTGTTAGAAGGGAATGTCGAGGTGCTGTCTAATCTTATCGGACACCCTTACGAAATAAAATGTGTATGTACTGGTTCAATTTTTACACCCTATTCTAACTATACACTCCCTGCTCCTGGACGCTATGAAGTTACATTGAAAAATAAGCGAAACTCTATACGAACCGAAGTGGATGTAAACGAGTATTGCGTAATGCTTACGAGTAAAAAGCAGATTCCATCATGGCTTGAAGGAAGCATAACCATAGTCTGGATTCGGCAGATGAGGGCTGAAAGTGATCAAACGGGGGAATTATTTTATGAATTTACAACAAAAGAATCGAGTGCTTGA
- a CDS encoding flavin reductase family protein → MDDRQFRTAMGKFATGVTVITTELDGEIHGMTANAFMSVSLDPKLVVISIGEKAKILNKIKESKIFTVNILAADQQELSMIFAGQIKEPRDIVFDRLDSKPVLAGACAQVACEVSTAHVEGDHTLFIGKVTDIHLEEKEPLVFFNGKYRKLAGIN, encoded by the coding sequence ATGGATGATCGTCAATTTCGAACGGCAATGGGAAAATTCGCAACAGGGGTAACCGTAATTACTACAGAACTTGATGGAGAAATACATGGTATGACGGCAAATGCCTTCATGTCTGTATCCCTTGATCCCAAGCTTGTTGTCATTTCAATTGGAGAAAAAGCAAAAATCTTAAATAAGATCAAGGAAAGCAAGATCTTCACCGTGAATATTTTGGCTGCAGATCAACAAGAGCTATCAATGATTTTTGCCGGACAAATCAAGGAACCTCGTGACATTGTTTTTGATCGTCTCGATAGCAAACCTGTGTTAGCAGGGGCATGCGCACAGGTAGCTTGCGAAGTATCCACTGCGCATGTTGAAGGCGATCATACGTTGTTTATTGGAAAAGTAACAGATATTCACCTTGAGGAAAAAGAACCTCTTGTTTTCTTTAACGGAAAATATCGTAAATTGGCTGGTATAAACTGA
- a CDS encoding alpha/beta fold hydrolase produces the protein MTIQSKYMDVSGINTHYHEEGTGAEKIILIHGSGPGVSAFANWRLIIPRLSESYHVFAPDIIGFGKTDKLPDHQYSVALWVQHLISFIESVSDEPVHLVGNSMGGALALHVAYQRPDLVKKLILMGSVGIKHQISEGLERVWGYEPSLQSMRELIELFSYDEKAAKNEELVRLRYEASMEPDVKEAFSAMFPEPRQQKLDELALSDEQIQSIDVQTLLFHGLNDRVIPIKDTSYRLIELLPHAELHVFNECGHWTQIEKTEPFVENILRFIS, from the coding sequence ATGACGATTCAATCAAAATATATGGATGTTAGTGGGATCAACACACACTATCATGAAGAAGGAACAGGTGCAGAAAAAATTATTTTAATACATGGTTCAGGACCTGGTGTATCTGCATTCGCAAACTGGCGCTTAATTATCCCGCGATTAAGTGAGTCCTACCATGTATTTGCACCAGATATTATTGGTTTTGGTAAGACAGATAAACTCCCCGATCACCAATATTCCGTTGCATTATGGGTACAACATTTAATTAGCTTTATAGAATCCGTGTCTGATGAGCCTGTTCACTTAGTTGGCAACTCTATGGGCGGCGCATTAGCACTCCATGTTGCCTATCAAAGACCGGACCTGGTGAAAAAATTAATTTTAATGGGCAGTGTCGGCATCAAGCACCAAATTTCAGAAGGGTTAGAACGTGTTTGGGGTTATGAGCCAAGTTTACAATCGATGCGCGAATTAATAGAATTATTTTCTTACGATGAAAAAGCAGCCAAAAATGAAGAATTAGTCCGTCTTCGCTATGAAGCTAGTATGGAGCCTGACGTGAAAGAGGCATTTTCGGCCATGTTCCCAGAGCCTCGCCAACAAAAACTAGACGAATTGGCGTTAAGTGATGAACAAATTCAAAGTATTGACGTCCAAACACTATTATTCCATGGCTTGAATGACAGAGTGATTCCAATTAAAGATACAAGCTATCGTCTTATTGAATTGCTTCCGCATGCAGAACTACATGTATTTAATGAGTGCGGGCATTGGACGCAAATCGAAAAAACCGAACCGTTCGTGGAGAATATATTAAGATTTATTTCATAA
- a CDS encoding catechol 2,3-dioxygenase, translating to MKEPIFDVAHLAHIEIYSPKVEESVWFFKEILGMEESHRQGDSVYMRAYEDFYHHTLIITQNEEAGLGHVAWRATSPQALERRVREIEATGYGLGWIEGDVGHGPAYQFTTPDGHKMEILWEVDYFKPTEEQATPLLNRPQKRPRRGVPVRRLDHVNVLAKETNKNVEFLENALGFKVRERILNDDNTDVAAWLSSNSLVHEVAIMGDALAEKGRLHHICYWYGYPQHLMDVSELLVEHGYKIEAGPGKHGVSQAYFLYVIEPGGNRVELFGDTGYQIFDPAWKTVEWKGKDLEHAIIWYGSNLPQEFFEYGTPVKKKEVAPIK from the coding sequence ATGAAAGAACCTATTTTTGATGTCGCACACTTAGCACATATTGAAATTTATAGTCCGAAAGTAGAAGAGTCTGTTTGGTTTTTTAAAGAAATTTTAGGGATGGAAGAATCGCACCGACAAGGTGATTCGGTTTATATGCGTGCTTACGAGGATTTTTATCATCATACATTGATCATTACCCAAAATGAGGAAGCGGGTCTTGGGCATGTTGCCTGGCGTGCCACTTCTCCGCAAGCGCTAGAGCGTCGTGTACGAGAAATTGAAGCGACAGGTTATGGACTAGGTTGGATTGAAGGCGATGTTGGACATGGACCAGCGTATCAATTTACAACACCAGATGGACATAAAATGGAAATTCTTTGGGAGGTTGACTATTTCAAACCGACTGAAGAGCAAGCAACACCACTTCTGAATCGTCCGCAAAAACGTCCACGTCGCGGTGTACCAGTACGTCGATTAGACCATGTGAATGTACTGGCAAAAGAAACAAATAAAAACGTTGAGTTTTTAGAAAATGCACTTGGATTTAAAGTGCGCGAACGAATTCTAAATGATGATAATACAGATGTTGCAGCATGGTTAAGTTCAAACTCATTAGTACATGAAGTGGCGATCATGGGAGACGCGTTAGCTGAAAAGGGAAGATTGCACCATATTTGCTACTGGTACGGGTATCCTCAACATTTAATGGATGTAAGTGAATTATTGGTGGAGCATGGCTATAAAATTGAAGCAGGACCTGGAAAGCACGGTGTTTCGCAGGCTTACTTCCTATATGTAATCGAACCTGGGGGCAATCGTGTTGAATTATTCGGAGACACAGGTTATCAAATTTTTGACCCAGCCTGGAAAACGGTTGAATGGAAAGGGAAAGATTTAGAGCATGCAATTATTTGGTACGGCTCTAACTTACCACAAGAGTTCTTCGAATATGGAACACCAGTGAAGAAAAAGGAAGTTGCACCAATAAAATAA